The uncultured Tateyamaria sp. region ATTGAACGGCTGCGGGTTGGCGTGACCCCATGCATTGATTTCGTGCGCGTCGACGCAGATATCGTCACCCTCGACCCAGCATTTGAACTTGGGCAGCGCTTCGTCATTGGCGTATTCGCTGACCCCACTGTGCAGACGGTAGTCCCAATCGTGCACGCCGCATATCAAGTTATTGCCACGAACAAATCCGTCGGACATGAGCGCACCCCGGTGCAGGCAACGGCCGTAGAAGACGGAGATGTCGTCATCAAATCTGACAACGACCAGATCGACCTCCCCCACGATGGCATAGGCAGGGCTTCGGTCGGGCAGCGCCGAAAGCTGCGCCACGATTTCTTTTTGCATAGGGTCTTCCACTGTCGTCTGTCAGATCAGGCTGACATATACATCCGTGAAAAGCACCTCACAATTTTCGCCAGACCTGTCAGATGACGCGGGCGACCAGCGATTGGATCGCCGCTTCGAACCGGGTGGCATCCCTGGCGGCGCGCGCCATGATCTGCGCCCCTTCCACCTGCGCCATGGCCGCGCTCGCCTCTGCGCGCGGGTCGGTGACGTGCCGCAGGCTGCCATCGGCTTGCGCAAGCCGGAACACGGGTTCCAGCCATGCGGTCACGTCGCGGTGGAATGCGGCCAGTTCCGCGCGTGCGGCGTCGGGCAGCGCCCTTTGCGTGACGGACAGCGCCACGCACAGACACAGGCTGCGCCCGCCATCCGACGCTGCGCGGTAAAGGTCCAGAAACGCAAGCACCCGTGCCCCCGCCGTCGGCTCGGCCTGCGATATCCCGTGTAGCTTTTCCAGAAAGACACCCCGATACCGCGCAATCAGGGCAAGCGACAGATCGGCCTTTGCCGGAAAGTGGTAGTGCACCGACGCCTTGCGAATCTCTGTGCTGAGGGCGAGGTCCGCAAAGCTGAAACCGTCGAACCCGCGCGTGCGCGCCAACGTCTCGGCATGGTCCAGCAATCGGGTTTGTGTGTCCATTTGTCTATCTTTTGGTCGGGTTCAAAAAATGTCTATTTTGCGTATTTCTAGAAAAGAGATAGGCATTTCCCTTGCGTTTGCAACAAGAATATCTACCTTATGGTAGGTAATCACATCGGAGGACGACAATGGAACTGAATGCGGACTTCACCCGGACCGTGCGCGTTCTGAACGCAGACAACCCGTGGCGGGCGTCGCCCTCTGCCGGTGTGGACCGCAAGATGCTGGATCGGATCGGGGATGAAGTGGCCCGCGCGACGACCATTGTGCGGTTTGCACCCGGCAGCGCATTTGCCCCGCATACCCATGACGGGGGCGAAGAATACATCGTTCTGGAGGGCGTATTTCAGGACGAGGCGGGGGATTTCCCCGTCGGCACCTATGTCCGCAACCCGCCCACGTCCCGCCATACACCAAGGTCCGAGCCGGGCGCGACGATCTTTGTGAAGTTGTGGCAATTCGATCCGGACGACCGGCAGCATGTGCGGGTCGACATGAATACGGTGGCCACGGCACCGGATGCCGACAGGCCCGGTGTTGAAACGGCGACGCTGTTCGAGGATGCGCACGAACATGTGGCGCTGGAGGTCTGGGCCGCGGGCACCGCCAGCACCCTGACCGCGCCGGATGGGGCCGAGGTGCTGGTGATGGAGGGCAATCTGCATCACGACGGCGCGGCATTGGGCCCGCGTGACTGGGTGCGCCTGTCACCGGGCGACGTGGCCGACATGACCGCTGGTCCGGATGGCGCGCGCCTTTGGACAAAACGCGGGCATCTAAAGACGCTGCTCAAACCCAACGGAATTAAATAGGCCACCACATGAGGCGCGTTGACTGCCAGGCAATATGAGTGCTACCAATACTGAAGTCACCAAAAAGGTTAAATATCGTGCGGCATGCCAATTTTCTCTTCACCTTAATACTTGCCGTAGTCTTACTCAATGGAATATTTGGCTTACAATCGCCTAGTCGTGCTGAGACTATTTCCTATCTTAACTCTGGAAGCATGCTCGGGCTATTTAAAAAACGTCCCCACGATGGAAGATTGATCCCGGCAACTATGTTTTCAAGCAAGCCGAAAGTGCCTGACGACTACGAGTTTGCGCAAAATGTTGTTCCAAATAACTTTGTTGCGTTCAAGATATCTGGAGACGGTCTTAATCCTGCTCGCTTCCAAAAGCTGGACCTAACACTGCTACGCAAAGAGGGCTCATCGAAAACATTTGAGAACGAAGAGTTTTCCAGCATCCAGTTTATTCGAAACTCGAATAATTTGTTCGACAAAACGAATGGCGATATTTTGTACATTGTACAAGCTGTGCATAGAACCAGCGGCAATGCTTACTACTTTATCGGTTCCGTTCGGACGCCAGATTCTGTTCAGGATGTAACGACCAGAGGTGAAGTTCAAGAATTCACATTCTTCAAAATTAACAGTCGCATGATGCGTACCTTCGAAAAACGTGTTCGCTTTAACTGGAGTGAGTACATTTCGTCGTTGAGTTATGGCCGTATAGCCAACCCGCGTATCTTTTTCGATGGCGACGATTCGGAACAACCCGTTTCATTTATTCACGGCACTACACCTATGGAAATCAATACACGGCTTTCCGAACGACTAGATGGTGTCTCGGCAGGGGGTGGCTATCTATTTCAGGGAGAGGAAAGCGTACTGGAAGAAATGGCCCGTCCTGACATTACCGACCAGATCACGCGCCCAATATGTAGCTATCTGTCCACTGGCGTTGCATCACTCGTTGCGGCAGGCGGAGCGGAAGTTTTCATCGCCGACGATGGGAGCTGCAATTTCCGGTCTTGGGTGGGGTCGCTGGAAGTACAAGCATTTGACCTAAGTGACATGGCTTGCCGTCCCGGTAGTTGCGAATTCTCACTGTATATTTCCTGTGCTTCCCAAGGAGCGCCTTTGCTTGAGGCATGTGGGAACATGAAGGATGACTTTCTGAGAGAATTTGGACCCGAAAGCCGCTTGCGAGCATCAGTAAAATTCACACTGAGAGGTGAAATAGAGGCTTTCTACCGGCATTGACTAGCGCCGATCAAAGGCGCAAGTCGCTGTCGCCCGGGTCAAACACCGCCTTCATGTCGAACAGAACGCCCTGATCCGTCAGAAGCGCACGCAAGCGTTCCGCCCCCTGGGCGACGAAGGCGTCATGCGGCACGGCAAGGATCACCGCCTCGTACGCTGCTTTGTCCGGCACGTCGTCCAGCAACGCGATCCCGTATTCGCGGCGCACCTCTTCGGCAGAGGCCCAGGGATCGTGGATATCGACCTGCAGGCCGTAGCCTTGCAATTCGCCAATCATGTCCACGACCTTGGTGTTGCGAATGTCGGCGCAGTTCTGCTTGAACGTGATGCCAAGGATCAGGGCACGCCCGCCATGCACCTGTGCCTGCGCGCGGATCATGGCCTTGACCAACAGCGATGCCGCGTGCTGCGCCATGCCGTCGTTGATCTCGCGTGCCATGCGGATGATGTCGGGGATGTGGCCCGCCGAAATCGACTTGTCGATCAGGTAGTAAGGATCGACCCCGATACAGTGCCCACCCACAAGGCCCGGCGTGTAGCGGTTGAAATTCCACTTGGTATCCGCCGCATCCAGCACCGCCGCCGTATCAATACCCAGATGCGAGAAGATGATCGACAATTCGTTGATCAGCGCGATGTTCACATCCCGCTGCGTGTTCTCGATCACCTTGGCCGCTTCGGCCACGCGGATCGTCGGGGCCAGGTGGGTGCCCGCGGTGATGATGGTGCCATAGAGCGCGTCAATCGCCTGCCCTGCCTCGGGGGTCGAGCCCGACGTCACCTTGATGATCCTGGGCAGCGGGCGGTCCTTGTCGCCGGGGTTGATCCGCTCGGGGCTGTAGCCTGCGTAGAAGTCGATGTTGCGCGTCAGGCACGACACCTCTTCGACCAGCGGCAGGCAGTCCTCTTCGGTTGCGCCGGGGTAAACCGTACTTTCGAAGATGACGATGTCGCCGCGCTTGATGACCTTGCCCACGGTGCGAGAGGCCGCGAGCAACGGGTCAAGGTTGGGTTGTCGGTGGCTGTCGATCGGGGTGGGGACCGCAACGATATAGACGTTGCAATCGGCGATGTCCGCCAGTTGCGCGGTATAGCGCAGATGTGTCGCCGCGCTCAGGTCCTCGATCTCTCCGGTGCTGTCCGTGCCTGCGGTCAGCGCCGCGATCCGCTTTTCGTTCAGGTCAAAGCCGATGGTGGGGCGCTGCTTGCCGAACTCGAACGCGAGCGGAAGGCCGACATAGCCCAGCCCGATCACGGCCACGCGCATGTCGTCAAGGGTCGGCAGGGGGGCTTGGGTCATCATGTGCGCCTTTGTCTTGCGATGCCTTGCCTAGCGGCGAGACACCCGCGACGCAATATGGGGTGGCCCGCGCCTGTGTCAGGTGCGGGCACGTTCGGGTGAACCTCAGGGGCCGAAAATCGTCTTGAACGTGTCGATGCACGCCCGGAACCCCGCCTCGAAGTCACCATTTCCGGGGTGGTACACGGATTCGAAACTGATCACGCCGTCATAGCCATCCGCCCGCAAGGCGTCTGCCATGGGCTGAAACAGGGGGCCAAGCTGGCCCGTGCCCATTTTCCGCACTTCGAGCGTGGCGCGCGGTGTATCCACCTTCACATCCTTGATGTGCACATGGCCGAGATAGCCGTCCCGGACCGCGTCGTAGCCGTCGGGGAAGGCCAATTCGTGGCACCAGCAATTGTTGGCCGGATCCCACAACACCTTGAGCGCGTCCTTGGCATCCAATTCGTCGATCAGCCTTGCCGCTGTGTAGTTGGAATTGACCATGGTGCCGTTGCCCGTCTCGACCACCAGCGTGATCCCTTCGGCCCGGGCCAGTTCCACGGCCGGGGCAATCATCGGAGCCATCGTGTCCCACGCGCCATGTGCGACATTCCACGTCTCAGCCCCGTTTCGACCCCACAGGATCTGCTCTTTCTTCTGGGTCATGATGCGCACCAATGGGCTGCCCACGACATGCGCCATGTCGATCACCCGTTTCAATGCATCCATATGCTGCGTATGCAGCGCGTCGCCCGGTCGGTTGGCCGATGTTGTCCCGGCAAAGATGTGGCGGGACAGGCAGGACACGGGCTTGCCCCGATCCCGCAACAGCCTGTCGATCCCGCGGATGTCCTGCGCTGAGTGGTCGCCCACTTCGGTGTCACCGACGAATTGCAATTCGGCATAGGTCAGGTCGAATTCGTCCATCACATCAACGGCATGGGCCAAGTCGCGGCTGATGCCGTCGCAAATCACACCCAGTTTCATCGCGTCATCCTGGCGCCGTTGCGGTGCAACTCTGCCCCCACGATGTCTTCGATCACGCGGGTGCAGGCCCAGTTGTCGCCGTCAGGATAGCGCGTGCGGCCTGCGTGAAAGACCTGCATCGCAGACGCCGCCGTATGGAGCGGCACGCCAAGCTCTTCGCCCAGCGCCATGGAGATGGTCAGGTCCTTGTGCATGGTGTTGATGTGGCTGCCGGTGCCGTCGAATTGCCGGTCGATGATCTTTTCCAACGCGTTGTTGACCACACCGCACCCG contains the following coding sequences:
- a CDS encoding TetR/AcrR family transcriptional regulator; the encoded protein is MDTQTRLLDHAETLARTRGFDGFSFADLALSTEIRKASVHYHFPAKADLSLALIARYRGVFLEKLHGISQAEPTAGARVLAFLDLYRAASDGGRSLCLCVALSVTQRALPDAARAELAAFHRDVTAWLEPVFRLAQADGSLRHVTDPRAEASAAMAQVEGAQIMARAARDATRFEAAIQSLVARVI
- a CDS encoding cupin domain-containing protein; translated protein: MELNADFTRTVRVLNADNPWRASPSAGVDRKMLDRIGDEVARATTIVRFAPGSAFAPHTHDGGEEYIVLEGVFQDEAGDFPVGTYVRNPPTSRHTPRSEPGATIFVKLWQFDPDDRQHVRVDMNTVATAPDADRPGVETATLFEDAHEHVALEVWAAGTASTLTAPDGAEVLVMEGNLHHDGAALGPRDWVRLSPGDVADMTAGPDGARLWTKRGHLKTLLKPNGIK
- a CDS encoding nucleotide sugar dehydrogenase, whose amino-acid sequence is MTQAPLPTLDDMRVAVIGLGYVGLPLAFEFGKQRPTIGFDLNEKRIAALTAGTDSTGEIEDLSAATHLRYTAQLADIADCNVYIVAVPTPIDSHRQPNLDPLLAASRTVGKVIKRGDIVIFESTVYPGATEEDCLPLVEEVSCLTRNIDFYAGYSPERINPGDKDRPLPRIIKVTSGSTPEAGQAIDALYGTIITAGTHLAPTIRVAEAAKVIENTQRDVNIALINELSIIFSHLGIDTAAVLDAADTKWNFNRYTPGLVGGHCIGVDPYYLIDKSISAGHIPDIIRMAREINDGMAQHAASLLVKAMIRAQAQVHGGRALILGITFKQNCADIRNTKVVDMIGELQGYGLQVDIHDPWASAEEVRREYGIALLDDVPDKAAYEAVILAVPHDAFVAQGAERLRALLTDQGVLFDMKAVFDPGDSDLRL
- a CDS encoding sugar phosphate isomerase/epimerase family protein; the protein is MKLGVICDGISRDLAHAVDVMDEFDLTYAELQFVGDTEVGDHSAQDIRGIDRLLRDRGKPVSCLSRHIFAGTTSANRPGDALHTQHMDALKRVIDMAHVVGSPLVRIMTQKKEQILWGRNGAETWNVAHGAWDTMAPMIAPAVELARAEGITLVVETGNGTMVNSNYTAARLIDELDAKDALKVLWDPANNCWCHELAFPDGYDAVRDGYLGHVHIKDVKVDTPRATLEVRKMGTGQLGPLFQPMADALRADGYDGVISFESVYHPGNGDFEAGFRACIDTFKTIFGP